Proteins encoded in a region of the Marinicella rhabdoformis genome:
- a CDS encoding F0F1 ATP synthase subunit delta: MNERVTLARPYAKAAYEFAKSASVVEQWSNDLSVAGGLTENDDILSFINQPNVLVDELVKLLCGEFATEEYTNLIRLMAANDRLSLLPQVAQLFHLYKEEDEASQTVDVYTAVEMTDAQQQALIAALSKKTGKKISINAHIDASLIGGARIVCGDLVIDGTLRGKVDRMKTKLTN, from the coding sequence ATGAATGAAAGAGTCACTTTAGCTCGTCCGTATGCCAAAGCAGCCTATGAGTTTGCTAAGTCAGCTTCGGTTGTTGAGCAATGGTCAAATGACCTGTCAGTGGCTGGTGGCTTGACTGAAAACGATGATATTTTGTCATTCATCAACCAACCCAATGTGTTGGTTGATGAATTGGTTAAATTGTTGTGTGGCGAGTTTGCTACAGAAGAATACACCAACTTGATTCGTTTGATGGCTGCTAATGATCGCTTGAGCTTATTGCCTCAAGTGGCGCAACTGTTTCACCTTTATAAAGAAGAAGATGAAGCTTCTCAAACTGTAGATGTTTATACTGCAGTAGAGATGACAGATGCACAACAGCAAGCTTTGATTGCAGCACTCAGCAAAAAAACCGGTAAGAAGATCAGCATCAATGCACACATTGATGCATCGTTGATTGGCGGTGCTCGCATAGTATGCGGCGACTTGGTCATCGATGGTACTTTGCGTGGCAAAGTTGATCGCATGAAGACGAAATTAACCAATTAA
- a CDS encoding F0F1 ATP synthase subunit B produces MNLNVTILIQSLAFFAVCWFTMKYIWPVILGAMDEREKKIADGLAAGNRAEKELEEAQAKADKVVGDAKEQASQIKDQASQMASKIKDQAKSDALSEKERQLTAAKVEIEQEANRAKDALRKQVAGLAVAGTEQLLSKEVDAAKHADLLDDLIKEI; encoded by the coding sequence ATGAATTTAAATGTAACTATCTTAATCCAATCACTGGCTTTCTTTGCTGTGTGTTGGTTTACTATGAAGTACATCTGGCCGGTAATTTTGGGCGCCATGGACGAGCGCGAGAAAAAGATTGCTGACGGCTTAGCCGCTGGTAATCGTGCTGAAAAGGAATTGGAAGAAGCACAAGCCAAAGCAGATAAAGTGGTTGGTGATGCCAAAGAGCAAGCCAGTCAAATCAAAGATCAAGCAAGCCAAATGGCCAGCAAAATCAAAGACCAAGCGAAATCAGACGCTTTATCAGAAAAGGAGCGTCAGCTCACTGCTGCTAAAGTAGAGATTGAGCAAGAAGCCAACCGAGCCAAAGATGCCTTGCGTAAGCAAGTAGCAGGCTTGGCGGTTGCTGGTACTGAGCAATTGTTGTCTAAAGAAGTTGATGCAGCAAAACATGCTGATTTGCTTGATGACTTAATCAAAGAGATCTGA
- the atpE gene encoding F0F1 ATP synthase subunit C, with the protein MTVIAVAIILGMAALGTAIGFALLGGRLLEASARQPELAPMLQGKMFLIAGLLDAISMIAVGMALFFTFANPFVPAALKAIGG; encoded by the coding sequence CATCTTGGGTATGGCCGCTTTGGGTACTGCGATTGGTTTTGCTTTGTTGGGTGGTCGCTTATTGGAAGCTTCAGCTCGTCAACCTGAATTGGCACCTATGTTGCAAGGCAAGATGTTTTTGATCGCGGGTCTGTTGGATGCGATTTCAATGATTGCTGTTGGTATGGCATTGTTCTTTACTTTCGCTAACCCATTCGTTCCTGCTGCATTGAAAGCAATTGGTGGTTAA